From a single Cytophagales bacterium WSM2-2 genomic region:
- a CDS encoding DNA-binding response regulator, translating into MTSKNSIKLAIVDDHRLFRKGLISLIKMVNEDCSILFEADNGTDLQQKINSSDLPDIILMDVNMPGMDGFASVLWLTENYPSVKILIVSMVEKEEIIVRMLKLGVKGYICKDVEPKELNEALIAVFNKGYYYTDFITGKLIHSLQQPQAESRKSIATDLINDQEKQFLNLACSEMTYAEIADRMCLSPKTIDGYRNSLFEKLAVKSRVGLVLYAIKNGFVPFDAI; encoded by the coding sequence ATGACAAGCAAGAACTCCATTAAGCTAGCCATTGTAGATGATCATCGTCTTTTCAGAAAAGGCCTGATCAGTCTTATCAAAATGGTAAATGAAGACTGTTCTATTCTTTTTGAAGCGGATAACGGAACAGACCTCCAGCAGAAAATCAATAGCAGTGATCTTCCTGACATTATCCTGATGGATGTCAACATGCCGGGAATGGATGGATTTGCAAGTGTACTTTGGTTAACGGAAAATTATCCCTCCGTGAAAATTTTGATTGTGAGTATGGTCGAAAAGGAAGAGATCATTGTGCGGATGCTTAAACTGGGAGTCAAAGGCTACATCTGCAAGGATGTTGAGCCTAAAGAATTGAACGAAGCGCTAATTGCGGTATTTAACAAAGGCTATTACTATACAGATTTTATCACGGGCAAGCTTATACACTCTTTGCAGCAGCCGCAGGCAGAATCCCGAAAGTCAATTGCCACGGATCTCATCAATGACCAGGAGAAACAATTTCTGAACCTTGCCTGCAGCGAAATGACTTATGCCGAAATCGCTGACCGAATGTGCCTCAGCCCTAAAACAATTGATGGCTACCGCAATTCGTTGTTTGAGAAATTAGCGGTGAAGAGCCGGGTAGGTCTTGTTTTATATGCTATCAAAAATGGGTTTGTACCTTTTGATGCAATATAA